One genomic region from Vanacampus margaritifer isolate UIUO_Vmar chromosome 2, RoL_Vmar_1.0, whole genome shotgun sequence encodes:
- the srl gene encoding sarcalumenin isoform X2: MKGSIVSVCCFVSLLLLQATAEEEEEDFTSVLRDTSHIEETLRFATEEKAADYAAAVQRLRKIYHSSIKPMEQAYKYNELRQHEISDGEITSKPMVLFLGPWSVGKSSMINYLLGLNDSPYQLYTGAEPTTSEFTVIMHGEKIRSVEGIVMAADSSRSFSPLEKFGQNFLEKLIGIEMPHKLLERVTFVDTPGIIENRKQQERGYPFNDVCQWFIDRADLIFVVFDPTKLDVGLELEMLFRQLKGRESQIRIILNKADNLATQDLMRVYGALFWSLAPLINVTEPPRVYVSSFWPYDYAPDTSRELFKREEISLLEDLNQVIENRMENKIAFIRQHGIRVRIHGLLVDRYVQTFKEKMSFFSDPELVFKEIVDDPDKFYIFKSILAKTNVSKFDLPNRDAYRDFFGINTITNFKPLASQCSYIGGCLLDKIEKAITNELPALLSSINSGKQPGLSSCEATGCGEKPKNRYRKN, encoded by the exons aagaagaagaagaagacttcACATCGGTCCTCAGAGACACATCTCACATTGAAGAGACGCTTCGATTTGCCACTGAGGAAAAAGCAGCAGACTATGCAG CGGCTGTGCAGAGGTTGCGGAAGATCTACCACTCCTCCATCAAGCCCATGGAGCAGGCCTACAAATACAATGAGCTGAGACAGCACGAGATTTCAG ATGGAGAAATCACATCCAAGCCCATGGTTCTGTTCCTGGGACCATGGAGTGTAGGAAAGTCCTCCATGATTAATTACCTCCTGGGCTTGAATGACAGCCCCTATCAGCTCTACACAG GAGCTGAGCCTACTACCTCTGAGTTCACCGTCATCATGCATGGCGAAAAAATCCGCTCGGTGGAGGGCATCGTGATGGCGGCGGACAGCTCTCGGTCCTTCTCCCCACTGGAGAAATTTGGGCAAAACTTCCTGGAAAAGTTGATTGGAATCGAGATGCCCCACAAGCTGCTGGAACGCGTTACTTTTGTGGACACGCCGGGAATCATCGAGAACCGCAAGCAGCAGGAGAGAG GCTACCCCTTCAATGACGTGTGCCAGTGGTTCATCGACCGCGCAGATCTGATCTTTGTGGTGTTCGATCCCACCAAGCTGGATGTCGGTCTGGAGCTGGAGATGCTTTTTCGTCAACTGAAGGGGCGTGAGTCACAGATTCGCATCATCCTCAACAAGGCCGACAACTTGGCCACCCAGGACCTGATGCGAGTGTACGGAGCGCTTTTCTGGAGCTTGGCCCCCCTCATCAACGTGACAGAGCCCCCCCGCGTCTACGTCAGCTCTTTCTGGCCCTACGACTACGCGCCGGACACCAGTCGCGAACTCTTCAAGCGGGAGGAGATCTCCCTGCTGGAAGATCTGAACCAGGTGATTGAAAACCGTATGGAGAACAAGATCGCATTCATCCGCCAGCACGGCATCCGTGTTCGTATCCACGGCCTCCTGGTGGACCGCTACGTCCAGACCTTCAAGGAGAAGATGAGCTTCTTCAGCGACCCGGAACTCGTCTTTAAGGAGATTGTGGACGACCCGGACAAATTCTACATATTCAAATCCATCTTGGCCAAGACCAACGTCAGCAAGTTCGATCTCCCCAACCGCGACGCCTACCGTGACTTCTTCGGAATCAACACGATAACCAACTTCAAGCCTTTGGCGTCCCAGTGCTCTTACATTGGAGGTTGCCTGCTGGATAAGATCGAGAAGGCCATCACCAATGAATTGCCCGCCCTCTTGAGCAGCATCAACTCGGGCAAACAGCCTGGCCTGTCTTCCTGCGAGGCTACTGGCTGCGGGGAGAAGCCCAAAAACCGTTACCGGAAAAACTGA
- the srl gene encoding sarcalumenin isoform X3, translating into MLSTRKEEEEDFTSVLRDTSHIEETLRFATEEKAADYAAAVQRLRKIYHSSIKPMEQAYKYNELRQHEISDGEITSKPMVLFLGPWSVGKSSMINYLLGLNDSPYQLYTGAEPTTSEFTVIMHGEKIRSVEGIVMAADSSRSFSPLEKFGQNFLEKLIGIEMPHKLLERVTFVDTPGIIENRKQQERGYPFNDVCQWFIDRADLIFVVFDPTKLDVGLELEMLFRQLKGRESQIRIILNKADNLATQDLMRVYGALFWSLAPLINVTEPPRVYVSSFWPYDYAPDTSRELFKREEISLLEDLNQVIENRMENKIAFIRQHGIRVRIHGLLVDRYVQTFKEKMSFFSDPELVFKEIVDDPDKFYIFKSILAKTNVSKFDLPNRDAYRDFFGINTITNFKPLASQCSYIGGCLLDKIEKAITNELPALLSSINSGKQPGLSSCEATGCGEKPKNRYRKN; encoded by the exons aagaagaagaagaagacttcACATCGGTCCTCAGAGACACATCTCACATTGAAGAGACGCTTCGATTTGCCACTGAGGAAAAAGCAGCAGACTATGCAG CGGCTGTGCAGAGGTTGCGGAAGATCTACCACTCCTCCATCAAGCCCATGGAGCAGGCCTACAAATACAATGAGCTGAGACAGCACGAGATTTCAG ATGGAGAAATCACATCCAAGCCCATGGTTCTGTTCCTGGGACCATGGAGTGTAGGAAAGTCCTCCATGATTAATTACCTCCTGGGCTTGAATGACAGCCCCTATCAGCTCTACACAG GAGCTGAGCCTACTACCTCTGAGTTCACCGTCATCATGCATGGCGAAAAAATCCGCTCGGTGGAGGGCATCGTGATGGCGGCGGACAGCTCTCGGTCCTTCTCCCCACTGGAGAAATTTGGGCAAAACTTCCTGGAAAAGTTGATTGGAATCGAGATGCCCCACAAGCTGCTGGAACGCGTTACTTTTGTGGACACGCCGGGAATCATCGAGAACCGCAAGCAGCAGGAGAGAG GCTACCCCTTCAATGACGTGTGCCAGTGGTTCATCGACCGCGCAGATCTGATCTTTGTGGTGTTCGATCCCACCAAGCTGGATGTCGGTCTGGAGCTGGAGATGCTTTTTCGTCAACTGAAGGGGCGTGAGTCACAGATTCGCATCATCCTCAACAAGGCCGACAACTTGGCCACCCAGGACCTGATGCGAGTGTACGGAGCGCTTTTCTGGAGCTTGGCCCCCCTCATCAACGTGACAGAGCCCCCCCGCGTCTACGTCAGCTCTTTCTGGCCCTACGACTACGCGCCGGACACCAGTCGCGAACTCTTCAAGCGGGAGGAGATCTCCCTGCTGGAAGATCTGAACCAGGTGATTGAAAACCGTATGGAGAACAAGATCGCATTCATCCGCCAGCACGGCATCCGTGTTCGTATCCACGGCCTCCTGGTGGACCGCTACGTCCAGACCTTCAAGGAGAAGATGAGCTTCTTCAGCGACCCGGAACTCGTCTTTAAGGAGATTGTGGACGACCCGGACAAATTCTACATATTCAAATCCATCTTGGCCAAGACCAACGTCAGCAAGTTCGATCTCCCCAACCGCGACGCCTACCGTGACTTCTTCGGAATCAACACGATAACCAACTTCAAGCCTTTGGCGTCCCAGTGCTCTTACATTGGAGGTTGCCTGCTGGATAAGATCGAGAAGGCCATCACCAATGAATTGCCCGCCCTCTTGAGCAGCATCAACTCGGGCAAACAGCCTGGCCTGTCTTCCTGCGAGGCTACTGGCTGCGGGGAGAAGCCCAAAAACCGTTACCGGAAAAACTGA
- the srl gene encoding sarcalumenin isoform X4, with translation MLSTRKEEEDFTSVLRDTSHIEETLRFATEEKAADYAAAVQRLRKIYHSSIKPMEQAYKYNELRQHEISDGEITSKPMVLFLGPWSVGKSSMINYLLGLNDSPYQLYTGAEPTTSEFTVIMHGEKIRSVEGIVMAADSSRSFSPLEKFGQNFLEKLIGIEMPHKLLERVTFVDTPGIIENRKQQERGYPFNDVCQWFIDRADLIFVVFDPTKLDVGLELEMLFRQLKGRESQIRIILNKADNLATQDLMRVYGALFWSLAPLINVTEPPRVYVSSFWPYDYAPDTSRELFKREEISLLEDLNQVIENRMENKIAFIRQHGIRVRIHGLLVDRYVQTFKEKMSFFSDPELVFKEIVDDPDKFYIFKSILAKTNVSKFDLPNRDAYRDFFGINTITNFKPLASQCSYIGGCLLDKIEKAITNELPALLSSINSGKQPGLSSCEATGCGEKPKNRYRKN, from the exons aagaagaagaagacttcACATCGGTCCTCAGAGACACATCTCACATTGAAGAGACGCTTCGATTTGCCACTGAGGAAAAAGCAGCAGACTATGCAG CGGCTGTGCAGAGGTTGCGGAAGATCTACCACTCCTCCATCAAGCCCATGGAGCAGGCCTACAAATACAATGAGCTGAGACAGCACGAGATTTCAG ATGGAGAAATCACATCCAAGCCCATGGTTCTGTTCCTGGGACCATGGAGTGTAGGAAAGTCCTCCATGATTAATTACCTCCTGGGCTTGAATGACAGCCCCTATCAGCTCTACACAG GAGCTGAGCCTACTACCTCTGAGTTCACCGTCATCATGCATGGCGAAAAAATCCGCTCGGTGGAGGGCATCGTGATGGCGGCGGACAGCTCTCGGTCCTTCTCCCCACTGGAGAAATTTGGGCAAAACTTCCTGGAAAAGTTGATTGGAATCGAGATGCCCCACAAGCTGCTGGAACGCGTTACTTTTGTGGACACGCCGGGAATCATCGAGAACCGCAAGCAGCAGGAGAGAG GCTACCCCTTCAATGACGTGTGCCAGTGGTTCATCGACCGCGCAGATCTGATCTTTGTGGTGTTCGATCCCACCAAGCTGGATGTCGGTCTGGAGCTGGAGATGCTTTTTCGTCAACTGAAGGGGCGTGAGTCACAGATTCGCATCATCCTCAACAAGGCCGACAACTTGGCCACCCAGGACCTGATGCGAGTGTACGGAGCGCTTTTCTGGAGCTTGGCCCCCCTCATCAACGTGACAGAGCCCCCCCGCGTCTACGTCAGCTCTTTCTGGCCCTACGACTACGCGCCGGACACCAGTCGCGAACTCTTCAAGCGGGAGGAGATCTCCCTGCTGGAAGATCTGAACCAGGTGATTGAAAACCGTATGGAGAACAAGATCGCATTCATCCGCCAGCACGGCATCCGTGTTCGTATCCACGGCCTCCTGGTGGACCGCTACGTCCAGACCTTCAAGGAGAAGATGAGCTTCTTCAGCGACCCGGAACTCGTCTTTAAGGAGATTGTGGACGACCCGGACAAATTCTACATATTCAAATCCATCTTGGCCAAGACCAACGTCAGCAAGTTCGATCTCCCCAACCGCGACGCCTACCGTGACTTCTTCGGAATCAACACGATAACCAACTTCAAGCCTTTGGCGTCCCAGTGCTCTTACATTGGAGGTTGCCTGCTGGATAAGATCGAGAAGGCCATCACCAATGAATTGCCCGCCCTCTTGAGCAGCATCAACTCGGGCAAACAGCCTGGCCTGTCTTCCTGCGAGGCTACTGGCTGCGGGGAGAAGCCCAAAAACCGTTACCGGAAAAACTGA
- the srl gene encoding sarcalumenin isoform X1, with product MRGLLAATMKGSIVSVCCFVSLLLLQATAEEEEDFTSVLRDTSHIEETLRFATEEKAADYAAAVQRLRKIYHSSIKPMEQAYKYNELRQHEISDGEITSKPMVLFLGPWSVGKSSMINYLLGLNDSPYQLYTGAEPTTSEFTVIMHGEKIRSVEGIVMAADSSRSFSPLEKFGQNFLEKLIGIEMPHKLLERVTFVDTPGIIENRKQQERGYPFNDVCQWFIDRADLIFVVFDPTKLDVGLELEMLFRQLKGRESQIRIILNKADNLATQDLMRVYGALFWSLAPLINVTEPPRVYVSSFWPYDYAPDTSRELFKREEISLLEDLNQVIENRMENKIAFIRQHGIRVRIHGLLVDRYVQTFKEKMSFFSDPELVFKEIVDDPDKFYIFKSILAKTNVSKFDLPNRDAYRDFFGINTITNFKPLASQCSYIGGCLLDKIEKAITNELPALLSSINSGKQPGLSSCEATGCGEKPKNRYRKN from the exons aagaagaagaagacttcACATCGGTCCTCAGAGACACATCTCACATTGAAGAGACGCTTCGATTTGCCACTGAGGAAAAAGCAGCAGACTATGCAG CGGCTGTGCAGAGGTTGCGGAAGATCTACCACTCCTCCATCAAGCCCATGGAGCAGGCCTACAAATACAATGAGCTGAGACAGCACGAGATTTCAG ATGGAGAAATCACATCCAAGCCCATGGTTCTGTTCCTGGGACCATGGAGTGTAGGAAAGTCCTCCATGATTAATTACCTCCTGGGCTTGAATGACAGCCCCTATCAGCTCTACACAG GAGCTGAGCCTACTACCTCTGAGTTCACCGTCATCATGCATGGCGAAAAAATCCGCTCGGTGGAGGGCATCGTGATGGCGGCGGACAGCTCTCGGTCCTTCTCCCCACTGGAGAAATTTGGGCAAAACTTCCTGGAAAAGTTGATTGGAATCGAGATGCCCCACAAGCTGCTGGAACGCGTTACTTTTGTGGACACGCCGGGAATCATCGAGAACCGCAAGCAGCAGGAGAGAG GCTACCCCTTCAATGACGTGTGCCAGTGGTTCATCGACCGCGCAGATCTGATCTTTGTGGTGTTCGATCCCACCAAGCTGGATGTCGGTCTGGAGCTGGAGATGCTTTTTCGTCAACTGAAGGGGCGTGAGTCACAGATTCGCATCATCCTCAACAAGGCCGACAACTTGGCCACCCAGGACCTGATGCGAGTGTACGGAGCGCTTTTCTGGAGCTTGGCCCCCCTCATCAACGTGACAGAGCCCCCCCGCGTCTACGTCAGCTCTTTCTGGCCCTACGACTACGCGCCGGACACCAGTCGCGAACTCTTCAAGCGGGAGGAGATCTCCCTGCTGGAAGATCTGAACCAGGTGATTGAAAACCGTATGGAGAACAAGATCGCATTCATCCGCCAGCACGGCATCCGTGTTCGTATCCACGGCCTCCTGGTGGACCGCTACGTCCAGACCTTCAAGGAGAAGATGAGCTTCTTCAGCGACCCGGAACTCGTCTTTAAGGAGATTGTGGACGACCCGGACAAATTCTACATATTCAAATCCATCTTGGCCAAGACCAACGTCAGCAAGTTCGATCTCCCCAACCGCGACGCCTACCGTGACTTCTTCGGAATCAACACGATAACCAACTTCAAGCCTTTGGCGTCCCAGTGCTCTTACATTGGAGGTTGCCTGCTGGATAAGATCGAGAAGGCCATCACCAATGAATTGCCCGCCCTCTTGAGCAGCATCAACTCGGGCAAACAGCCTGGCCTGTCTTCCTGCGAGGCTACTGGCTGCGGGGAGAAGCCCAAAAACCGTTACCGGAAAAACTGA
- the srl gene encoding sarcalumenin isoform X5: protein MEQAYKYNELRQHEISDGEITSKPMVLFLGPWSVGKSSMINYLLGLNDSPYQLYTGAEPTTSEFTVIMHGEKIRSVEGIVMAADSSRSFSPLEKFGQNFLEKLIGIEMPHKLLERVTFVDTPGIIENRKQQERGYPFNDVCQWFIDRADLIFVVFDPTKLDVGLELEMLFRQLKGRESQIRIILNKADNLATQDLMRVYGALFWSLAPLINVTEPPRVYVSSFWPYDYAPDTSRELFKREEISLLEDLNQVIENRMENKIAFIRQHGIRVRIHGLLVDRYVQTFKEKMSFFSDPELVFKEIVDDPDKFYIFKSILAKTNVSKFDLPNRDAYRDFFGINTITNFKPLASQCSYIGGCLLDKIEKAITNELPALLSSINSGKQPGLSSCEATGCGEKPKNRYRKN from the exons ATGGAGCAGGCCTACAAATACAATGAGCTGAGACAGCACGAGATTTCAG ATGGAGAAATCACATCCAAGCCCATGGTTCTGTTCCTGGGACCATGGAGTGTAGGAAAGTCCTCCATGATTAATTACCTCCTGGGCTTGAATGACAGCCCCTATCAGCTCTACACAG GAGCTGAGCCTACTACCTCTGAGTTCACCGTCATCATGCATGGCGAAAAAATCCGCTCGGTGGAGGGCATCGTGATGGCGGCGGACAGCTCTCGGTCCTTCTCCCCACTGGAGAAATTTGGGCAAAACTTCCTGGAAAAGTTGATTGGAATCGAGATGCCCCACAAGCTGCTGGAACGCGTTACTTTTGTGGACACGCCGGGAATCATCGAGAACCGCAAGCAGCAGGAGAGAG GCTACCCCTTCAATGACGTGTGCCAGTGGTTCATCGACCGCGCAGATCTGATCTTTGTGGTGTTCGATCCCACCAAGCTGGATGTCGGTCTGGAGCTGGAGATGCTTTTTCGTCAACTGAAGGGGCGTGAGTCACAGATTCGCATCATCCTCAACAAGGCCGACAACTTGGCCACCCAGGACCTGATGCGAGTGTACGGAGCGCTTTTCTGGAGCTTGGCCCCCCTCATCAACGTGACAGAGCCCCCCCGCGTCTACGTCAGCTCTTTCTGGCCCTACGACTACGCGCCGGACACCAGTCGCGAACTCTTCAAGCGGGAGGAGATCTCCCTGCTGGAAGATCTGAACCAGGTGATTGAAAACCGTATGGAGAACAAGATCGCATTCATCCGCCAGCACGGCATCCGTGTTCGTATCCACGGCCTCCTGGTGGACCGCTACGTCCAGACCTTCAAGGAGAAGATGAGCTTCTTCAGCGACCCGGAACTCGTCTTTAAGGAGATTGTGGACGACCCGGACAAATTCTACATATTCAAATCCATCTTGGCCAAGACCAACGTCAGCAAGTTCGATCTCCCCAACCGCGACGCCTACCGTGACTTCTTCGGAATCAACACGATAACCAACTTCAAGCCTTTGGCGTCCCAGTGCTCTTACATTGGAGGTTGCCTGCTGGATAAGATCGAGAAGGCCATCACCAATGAATTGCCCGCCCTCTTGAGCAGCATCAACTCGGGCAAACAGCCTGGCCTGTCTTCCTGCGAGGCTACTGGCTGCGGGGAGAAGCCCAAAAACCGTTACCGGAAAAACTGA